One window of Triticum dicoccoides isolate Atlit2015 ecotype Zavitan chromosome 5A, WEW_v2.0, whole genome shotgun sequence genomic DNA carries:
- the LOC119296874 gene encoding uncharacterized protein LOC119296874: MMCTPYLVGKTMEWMFLGFLVLKEKKQPKKYLLVLLARKMYLYWEKVQPITGPKYDPLALLSLLMRNWTEDMAVRRDKYDYEYGRGVGMIDDNITEEYRLKKIAEDEAQKTKKASSKKSNVTGTRKEGSTSEASSQKPTMDRILSEMNELRKEMLRLPELCAQRMIEKLNKTGVSYKPSNLEEDEENLYGGINESSNDGGHPKKEFIYQKDDSDRFRTPSKMNLQKDDDGVDVTSSGNTPFYCTPEYCDSFKGDMDDPIQVPEVSDEKAATFLETDEIASHALLGSQGVQEEVEEVTGRRKRKGSQHVKSPYVVPKPNKRAKRSAKGKLFQNDGVNKSGDEYDVVKASIKCVRAHEHSQKHAKTEIFNDGMEEGLTVRRACQIINHEWLSGDVINAYSSFLVDKVNDDRFMLTTWRIHWLLHIRSGKKTAGNDYEAESYSNGPLNRCEDEYFKKSKTYIPLNKQNNHWITVVMHSRKREFQVFDSLMTEKLDSVTRELVEDLRKQLAEDIQEANATGNVNYPDVSNWPIKTYDMPKQHDGNSCGIFLLRCFQYWDGDKWTGLFSQSSIDDSRELMIAQLIFSERNKLDEVKNKVIRISKKKK; this comes from the exons ATGATGTGTACTCCATATTTGGTTGGAAAAACAATGGAGTGGATGTTTTTGGGTTTCTTAGTACTGAAGGAGAAAAAGCAACCAAAAAAATACCTGTTAGTTTTGTTAGCAAGAAAAATG TACCTATACTGGGAGAAGGTGCAACCAATCACCGGTCCAAAATATGATCCGTTGGCATTGTTGAGCCTGCTGATGAGGAACTGGACGGAAGATATGGCTGTGAGAAGAGACAAATACGACTATGAATATGGTCGTGGTGTTGGGATG ATTGATGACAACATTACAGAGGAGTATAGGCTGAAAAAAATTGCGGAAGACGAAGCTCAAAAAACCAAGAAAGCTAGTAGCAAAAAATCTAACGTTACTGGAACGAGGAAAGAGGGCAGTACCTCGGAGGCTTCGAGCCAGAAGCCTACTATGGACCGAATTTTGAGTGAGATGAATGAGCTTCGGAAGGAAATGCTTCGTTTGCCAGAGTTATGCGCACAG AGGATGATTGAGAAACTGAACAAAACCGGCGTCTCCTACAAACCCAGTAACCTGGAAGAGGACGAAGAGAATCTGTACGGAGGCATTAATGAGTCTTCAAACGATGGTGGACATCCGAAAAAAGAGTTTATATATCAAAAAGATGATTCAGACCGGTTCCGCACACCTTCCAAAATGAATTTGCAAAAGGATGATGACGGCGTTGATGTAACTTCTAGTGGAAACACACCTTTTTACTGCACACCTGAGTACTGCGATAGTTTCAAGGGTGATATGGATGATCCTATCCAAGTACCAGAAGTATCAGATGAAAAAGCTGCCACATTTTTAGAGACGGACGAAATCGCATCGCATGCGTTGCTTGGTTCTCAAGGAGTACAAGAGGAAGTGGAGGAGGTTACTGGTAGGCGCAAGCGCAAAGGATCACAACATGTCAAGTCTCCTTATGTGGTCCCTAAACCGAACAAACGTGCAAAACGTTCTGCCAAAGGAA AATTGTTCCAAAATGATGGTGTTAACAAATCTGGTGATGAGTATGATGTGGTGAAAGCGTCCATCAAGTGCGTGCGCGCGCATGAGCATTCACAAAAACATGCCAAAACAGAAATTTTCAATGATGGCATGGAAGAAGGTCTCACTGTGCGGAGAGCTTGTCAGATTATTAACCATGAATGGCTAAGTGGCGAC GTAATTAATGCATACTCATCATTTTTGGTCGACAAAGTTAATGATGATCGTTTCATGTTGACAACTTGGAGGATACATTGGTTGCTTCACATTAGATCCGGAAAGAAGACCGCCGGTAACGATTATGAAGCAGAGTCGTATAGTAATGGACCCCTGAACAGATGTGAGGACGAGTATTTCAAAAAATCAAAG ACTTACATTCCTCTAAACAAGCAAAATAATCACTGGATTACTGTCGTCATGCATAGCAGGAAGAGAGAGTTTCAGGTTTTTGACTCGTTGATGACCGAAAAACTTGACAGTGTTACTAGAGAACTCGTTGAGGACCTG AGAAAACAACTAGCAGAAGATATCCAAGAAGCAAATGCAACCGGAAATGTGAATTATCCGGATGTTTCCAATTGGCCTATTAAAACGTATGACATGCCAAAACAACATGATGG GAATTCGTGTGGAATATTTCTCCTTCGATGCTTTCAATATTGGGATGGTGACAAATGGACAGGCTTATTTTCACAG AGCTCAATTGATGATTCGAGAGAGTTAATGATTGCGCAACTTATCTTTTCGGAAAGAAACAAGCTTGATGAAGTGAAAAACAAAGTTATTCGgatatcaaagaagaagaaatag